The nucleotide sequence AAAAGGCAAACGAAACAACGACAGTTTGCGCCGACAATGCGGAAAAACGGCTTTCGGCGATGCTCGGCAAAATTTCGGGCGCAGGCAAAACAGAGGTGATGATTACATACGAATCCACGTCCGAAAAAGTGACGGTTGCAGACACAAAAACGTCGAAATCTTCGTCCGACGGCTCAAAAAACGAAAGCTCGGGCGAGAGAGTGACGGTTATGCAAAAGGACGGAAACGCGTCGTCGCCGTTTGTGAAAGCCGAGGTAAATCCGAAGGTGAGGGGAGTTTTGATTGTTGCGGACGGCGCAGAAAACGCCGATGTTTCGGCAAATTTAAAAAAAGCCGTATGCGCCGTTTTGGACGTTCCCATTCACAAGGTTGAGGTTATGCCGAGAGAGAAATAAAATTTAAAATAAAGGAGAATTTGTATGAAAAACGTTGAAAAAAAGAAAATGACGAAACTGCTCATTTGTCAGAAAAAAGCGGTCGCGCTGGGTGCGCTGGTCGTTTTGGTGGGAGTTGCGGGTTATCTTAATTTTGTTTACGACAAATCGGACGGTACGCAAAGCACGCTTAACGAATATGTCGAAACGGTAAAGGATATTGAAAACGAACAGCAAAACGCAGGCGAGGCACAGCCCGTGAGCGCGGACGCAAAAAGCGCCGATTATTTCACGTCGGCGAGAATGAACCGCGAAACCGCGCGGAGCGAGAGCATTGAGCTTTTGAAAAGCACAATCGACAACGCGAACGTGTCGGCGGAGGCAAGGCAGGAGGCGGAAAACAAAATTTTTGCGATTTCCGACAATATCGAAAACGAGGTTAACATTGAAAACGTAATAAAATCGAAAGGATTTTCGGACGTTTTGGTGTCTGTAAGCGGCGACCAGGTAAGCGTTGCAGTGCGCGCCGAGTCGCTCACCGCTCCCCAGACAGCACAGCTTAACGACGCGGTTGAACAATTTGTAAGCACAAATAATGTAAAAATAGTTGAAGTTCCGTAAAAAGTGTAGTATAATATAAAAAACAAATGAAAAAAATATTAAAACTTATGTTTTTAATGTAATGAAAGGACGGGATAAAACTATGGACAAAACATATGAAGTTAACGAAAATTCGGGAAATGTTAAAATATCGGACGAGGTTATAGCAACGATCGCGCAGATTGCCGCAAATGAGGTTGACGGCATAATCGGCACGGGTTCGTCGTTTGCAGGCGAAATTAAGCAAATTCTTTCCAAAAAAGCGCCTGCCGGAAAGGGCGTTAAGGTTGTCACCGAAAACGGCGAGGTTACGGTGGATATAAGCGTTGTGGTTGAATACGGCGCAAAAATTCCTGCCGTTTCGTGGGAGCTTCAGGAAAACGTTAAGAAAAACGTTGAGTCTATGACGGGACTTTCGGTGCGCAAGGTGAATATTCACGTTGTGGGCATTGAGGTTAAAGAGGAAGAAAAGGAAGAAATCAAAGAGGAAAAAAGCGAAACGGACGCTGAAACAACTGCCGAAACAACCGAAGAAAACTAAAAATTCAAATAAACTTCGCATAATAAGAATTTGTGCGGAGTTTATTTTTTTAACAAATTTTCATAAAATATGAAATAATGCTTTATTTTTTTGAAAATTTGTTGTATAATATTTATTATGTATAATTATGTGAATTTTTAGTTGCACTGGAGGAAAACCAATGAGCAGAAAAACGGCGAGAGATAACGCCTTCAAGCTTGTTTTTGAAGCACCGTTTTACAAAAACGATTTTGAAACGGTTATGAATACGTTTGACGGAATTGAAAAAGAAAATCTTACCGAAAACGATTTAAAATATATCAAATCCACCGTTTCGGGCGTTTTTGACAAGCTTGAAATCATAGACGACAAAATAAATTCCAAGCTTATCGGCTGGACGGTCGGACGTTTGCCCAAAACCACCGCGGCAATACTTCGCCTTGCGGTTTACGAAATGGAGTTTAACGACGATATTCCCGTTCAGGTGGCTATGAACGAGGCTATCGAACTTGCGAAAATATACTGCGACGACGACGCGCCGAGGTTTGTCAACGGCGTTTTGGAGTCGGTAAAAAAACTGAAAGAGGCTTAAAAAATGGCGGTAATCACTGTTAGTCAGCTTAACAATTACATAAAACGCTGTTTTGACAGCAACCAAAATTTTCAGCGTCTTTATATAAAAGGTGAAATTTCAAATTTCAAGCGCCATTCGTCGGGACACCTTTATCTCACGTTAAAAGACGAGGGAGGAGTTTTAAGGGCGGTAATGTTCCGCTCGGCGGCGTCGGGTCTTAAGTTTAACGCGTCAAACGGTATGAAGGTTATCGCGTGCGGACGCGTGGCGGTTTTTGAGCGCGACGGGCAGTATCAGCTTTACATTGAAAGTATGATGCCCGACGGCGTGGGCGAGCTTTATCTTGCGTATGAACAGCTTAAAGAAAAGCTTGCGAAAGAGGGGCTTTTTGACGAATCGCACAAAAAGCCGATACCGAAATATCCCGCGAAAATCGGCGTTATAACCTCGCCTACGGGCGCGGCGGTGCGCGATATTTTAAACGTTTTAAAAAGGCGCTATGCGCTCGCGGATATTTACATTTACCCGGCGCTGGTGCAGGGTATCGGCGCGGCGAAAACCATCGCCGAGGGAATTGAGTTTTTCAACCGCGAAAAAAAGGCGGACGTGCTCATTGTGGGCCGCGGAGGCGGTTCGATTGAAGATTTGTGGGCGTTTAACGAAGAAGAAGTTGCATACGCGATATACAATTCCGAAATTCCCGTTATCTCGGCAGTAGGACACGAAACAGACTTTACAATCGCGGATTTTGCCGCCGATTTGCGCGCGCCTACGCCGTCGGCAGGAGCAGAGCTTTCCGCACCGTCGCAGACCGACGTGCGCCAAAGCCTTATTATGCAGAAAAGCAAGCTTGCGGTGTGCCTTACAAATTTATACAAACTAAAGGCACAACAGCTTGAAAGAATACGAAAATCGCGCGTTTTTGCCGATTACCGAATTATTTTCGACGACAAACGGCTTTATCTCGATATGCTTTCAAAATCGCTGGCCGATTTGTATGCCAAAAAGGTGGAAAAAAGCAAAACCGAGCTTTTGAAATATCTTTCAAAGCTTGAGGCGCTCAATCCGGCGTCGGTTTTAAAACGCGGTTTTGCGTCGGTGAAAGGCGCGGACGGAAAAATCGTCAAAGACGCAAAAAGCCTTAAAAACGGCGATTTAATAGATGTTACATTTGCGGACGGAACCGCAAACTGCGAAGTGAAATCCGTAAAAGAGGGAGAAATGATATGAATAAATTTGAAGATAACATCACAAGGCTTGACGAAATTGTGAAAAAGCTTGAGGACGGAAACGCGGCGCTTGATGAGTGCGTTGCGCTTTTTGAGGACGGCGTAAAGCTTACCGGCGAGTGCATAAAAATGCTTGACGACGCCGAGCAGAAAATTAAGCTTTTGGTGAAAAATAACGACGGAGAGGTAAGCGAAACTGATTTTGTTCAGAACGACGCTTAAACGGTAAAAAATATGAATTTCAACGACGAATACAAAAAACGTCTTACGCTTATAAATGAGCATATTGAAAGTTTTTTTGCAAATGAGTGCAGAAATCTTGAAAGTTTTGTCACCGAGGCGCCTGTTTACAGTGTGTTGAACGGCGGAAAAAGGGTGAGGGGAATACTCACGCTTGAGGTTGCAAGAATGCTCGGCGGAAATGAAAAAACCGCGCTCGAATTTGCAGCCGCGATTGAGTTTATTCAGGCATATTCGCTTGTTCACGACGATTTGCCCTGTATGGACGACGACGATTACAGAAGGGGTCAGCTTAGCTGTCACAAAAAATTCGGCGAGGCAAAGGGCGTGCTTTGCGGCGACTCGCTTTTAAACCTTGCGTATGAGGTTATGCTTAAAAGCATTTTAAACGGCGGTGACGGCGAGAAAAAAGCGGCGGCGGAAATTGCGCACCGCGCCGGAATTTTCGGTATGATAAAAGGTCAGCTTATTGACATTGATTTGATGAGCAAAAAAGACATTACGCTCCCCGACGTCGAAAATCTTATCGAATACAAAACAACCGCGCTTATATCCGCGGCGGCGCTTGCGGGCGCGCGCATTGCAAACGCGGACGGCGAAGATATTGAAAATATCAAAAATTACGCGTACCACCTCGGCACGGCGTTTCAGATAAGGGACGATTTTGAGGACGAGGAGGAGGACAAGCTGAAAGAGGAAGAGGAAAAAACGCCGAACTTTATAAATCTTCTCGGTAAGGAAAAAGCCATCGAAAAGCTTATTTATCACAGAAATTCGGCGCGTGATATTTTGAAAAAATACGAAAAAAGCGAATTTTTAACGGCTATGAACGAATTTTTGTTCGGCGCGTTTTAAAAAATATTGCAAAACCGAAAAAAATATGATACAATGTAAGGATAAAATTTGTATAAATCGGGATAAATTTTGTATAAAATTAGGTTTACATAAACAACCTCGGAAGGAGTTAAAAAGGTGAAACAGCTACTTGAAAAAATCAAAGCGGAAGCCCTCAAAGCGTTGGAAAATTCTGACAAAATGGAGGAGCTTGAAAGCTTCAGAGTGAAATATCTCGGAAAAAAAGGAGAAATCACGGGCGTTTTGAAAGGGCTCGGATCGGTTGCGGCTGACGAAAGAAAAGAAGTCGGCGCGCTTGCAAACGAAATCAGAGCGTACATTGAAAAAGGTCTTGCCGAGAAAAAAGCGGCAATGCAGGAAAAAGTTTTGCAGGAAAAGCTTAAAAAAGAGGTTATCGACGTTACGATGCCCGGCAGAAAAAGCGACATCGGCGGCGCTCATCCTCTTACAATAGTAAGAAAACAGCTTGAAGATATTTTTATGGGAATGGGATTTTCTATTGCCGAGGGTCCCGAAGTTGAGCTTGATTACTACAATTTCGAGGCGCTCAACATTCCCAAAAACCACCCTTCGCGCGACACGCAGGATACGTTTTACATCAACGACGATGTGGTTTTGAGAACGCAGACCTCCTCCGTTCAGGTGCGCGTTATGGAAAAAACCAAACCGCCGATAAGGGTTATATCCCCCGGCAGAGTGTTCAGAAGCGACGCGGTTGACGCTACACATTCGCCCGTTTTCCACCAGCTTGAGGGTCTTGTTGTTGACAAGGGCATCACAATGGGCGACCTTAAAGGAACTTTGGAACTGTTTATGAAAAAGCTTTACGGCGACGACGTTAAAATCCGTCTGCGTCCGCACCATTTCCCGTTTACCGAGCCGAGCGCAGAGGTTGACGTTTCGTGCTTTGTATGCGGAGGAAAAGGTTGCCGTGTATGCAAAAAAGAGGGATTTATAGAAGTTCTCGGCGCAGGTATGGTGCACCCGAAAGTTTTGAAAGAGTGCGGAATTGACCCCGAAATTTACAGCGGTTTTGCTTTCGGTATCGGTCTTGAGCGTATCGTTATGCGTTCGTATAACATTGACGATATGCGTCTTTTGTACGAGAACGATTTAAGATTTTTGAAACAGTTTTAACGGAGGTAGCAGAATATGAAATTTCCAATAAGTTGGCTTAATGATTATGTTGATATAAACGGCATTACGTCCGAAGAATTTGCGCACGCAATGACAATGTCGGGTTCAAAGGTTGAGGGCGTTGAAAACGCGGGCGAAGAAATTCAAAATGTTGTTGTGGGCAAAATTTTGAAAATTGTGAAACACCCCGACGCGGATAAGCTTGTTATCTGCTCGGTCGATGTGGAAAACGAGGTTTTGCAGATTGTCACCGGCGCAAAAAATGTGAGCGAGGGCGACTTTGTTCCCGTTGCGCTCCACGGTTCGCATCTCCCGGGCGGAATTGTAATTAAGAAAGGCAAACTCCGCGGTGTTGAGTCGTGCGGTATGCTCTG is from Qingrenia yutianensis and encodes:
- a CDS encoding SpoIIIAH-like family protein, translating into MKNVEKKKMTKLLICQKKAVALGALVVLVGVAGYLNFVYDKSDGTQSTLNEYVETVKDIENEQQNAGEAQPVSADAKSADYFTSARMNRETARSESIELLKSTIDNANVSAEARQEAENKIFAISDNIENEVNIENVIKSKGFSDVLVSVSGDQVSVAVRAESLTAPQTAQLNDAVEQFVSTNNVKIVEVP
- the pheS gene encoding phenylalanine--tRNA ligase subunit alpha; its protein translation is MKQLLEKIKAEALKALENSDKMEELESFRVKYLGKKGEITGVLKGLGSVAADERKEVGALANEIRAYIEKGLAEKKAAMQEKVLQEKLKKEVIDVTMPGRKSDIGGAHPLTIVRKQLEDIFMGMGFSIAEGPEVELDYYNFEALNIPKNHPSRDTQDTFYINDDVVLRTQTSSVQVRVMEKTKPPIRVISPGRVFRSDAVDATHSPVFHQLEGLVVDKGITMGDLKGTLELFMKKLYGDDVKIRLRPHHFPFTEPSAEVDVSCFVCGGKGCRVCKKEGFIEVLGAGMVHPKVLKECGIDPEIYSGFAFGIGLERIVMRSYNIDDMRLLYENDLRFLKQF
- the nusB gene encoding transcription antitermination factor NusB is translated as MSRKTARDNAFKLVFEAPFYKNDFETVMNTFDGIEKENLTENDLKYIKSTVSGVFDKLEIIDDKINSKLIGWTVGRLPKTTAAILRLAVYEMEFNDDIPVQVAMNEAIELAKIYCDDDAPRFVNGVLESVKKLKEA
- a CDS encoding polyprenyl synthetase family protein, whose translation is MNFNDEYKKRLTLINEHIESFFANECRNLESFVTEAPVYSVLNGGKRVRGILTLEVARMLGGNEKTALEFAAAIEFIQAYSLVHDDLPCMDDDDYRRGQLSCHKKFGEAKGVLCGDSLLNLAYEVMLKSILNGGDGEKKAAAEIAHRAGIFGMIKGQLIDIDLMSKKDITLPDVENLIEYKTTALISAAALAGARIANADGEDIENIKNYAYHLGTAFQIRDDFEDEEEDKLKEEEEKTPNFINLLGKEKAIEKLIYHRNSARDILKKYEKSEFLTAMNEFLFGAF
- the xseB gene encoding exodeoxyribonuclease VII small subunit, encoding MNKFEDNITRLDEIVKKLEDGNAALDECVALFEDGVKLTGECIKMLDDAEQKIKLLVKNNDGEVSETDFVQNDA
- the xseA gene encoding exodeoxyribonuclease VII large subunit, translated to MAVITVSQLNNYIKRCFDSNQNFQRLYIKGEISNFKRHSSGHLYLTLKDEGGVLRAVMFRSAASGLKFNASNGMKVIACGRVAVFERDGQYQLYIESMMPDGVGELYLAYEQLKEKLAKEGLFDESHKKPIPKYPAKIGVITSPTGAAVRDILNVLKRRYALADIYIYPALVQGIGAAKTIAEGIEFFNREKKADVLIVGRGGGSIEDLWAFNEEEVAYAIYNSEIPVISAVGHETDFTIADFAADLRAPTPSAGAELSAPSQTDVRQSLIMQKSKLAVCLTNLYKLKAQQLERIRKSRVFADYRIIFDDKRLYLDMLSKSLADLYAKKVEKSKTELLKYLSKLEALNPASVLKRGFASVKGADGKIVKDAKSLKNGDLIDVTFADGTANCEVKSVKEGEMI
- a CDS encoding Asp23/Gls24 family envelope stress response protein produces the protein MDKTYEVNENSGNVKISDEVIATIAQIAANEVDGIIGTGSSFAGEIKQILSKKAPAGKGVKVVTENGEVTVDISVVVEYGAKIPAVSWELQENVKKNVESMTGLSVRKVNIHVVGIEVKEEEKEEIKEEKSETDAETTAETTEEN